Proteins co-encoded in one Saccharomyces cerevisiae S288C chromosome II, complete sequence genomic window:
- a CDS encoding uncharacterized protein (Helicase-like protein encoded within the telomeric Y' element) yields the protein MDLNQRKEKKGQHVGCCGSRTDLSADTVELIERMDRLAENQATASMSIVALPSSFQESNSSDRCRKYCSSDEDSDTCIHGSANASTNATTNSSTNATTTASINVRTSATTTASINVRTSATTTESTNSNTNATTTESTNSSTNATTTASINVRTSATTTESTNSSTNATTTASINVRTSATTTESTNSSTNATTTASINVRTSATTTESTNSNTNASTNATTNSSTNATTTASTNVRTSATTNATTNSSTNATTTASTNVRTSATTTASTNVRTSATTTASINVRTSATTTESINSSTNATTTESTNSNTSATTTESTDSNTNATTTASINVRTSATTTESTNSNTSATTTESTDSNTSATTTASTNSSTNATTTASTNSSTNATTTESTNASAKEDANKDGNAEDNRFHPVTDINKESYKRKGSQMVFLERKKLKAQFPNTSENMNVLQFLGFRSDEIKHLFLYGIDIYFCPEGVFTQYGLCKGCQKMFGLCVCWAGQKVSYRRIAWEALAVERMLRNDEEYKEYLEDIEPYHGDPVGYLKYFSVKRREIYSQIQRNYAWYLAITRRRETISVLDSTRGKQGSQVFRMSGRQIKELYYKVWSNLRESKTEVLQYFLNWDEKKCREEWEAKDDTVFVEALEKVGVFQRLRSMTSAGLQGPQYVKLQFSRHHRQLRSRYELSLGMHLRDQLALGVTPSKVPHWTAFLSMLIGLFYNKTFRQKLEYLLEQISEMWLLPHWLDLANVEVLAADNTRVPLYMLMVAVHKELDSDDVPDGRFDIILLCRDSSREVGE from the coding sequence ATGGacttgaatcaaagaaaggaaaaaaagggcCAGCATGTTGGATGCTGTGGCTCCAGGACAGACCTGTCTGCTGACACAGTGGAACTGATAGAAAGAATGGACAGATTGGCTGAAAATCAGGCGACAGCTTCCATGTCGATCGTTGCGTTACCGTCTAGCTTCCAGGAGAGCAATAGCAGTGACAGGTGCAGAAAGTATTGCAGCAGTGATGAGGACAGCGACACGTGCATTCATGGTAGTGCTAATGCCAGTACCAATGCGactaccaactccagcactaatgctactaccactgccagcatcaacgtcaggactagtgcgactaccactgccagcatcaacgtcaggactagtgcgactaccactgaaagtaccaactccaacactaatgctactaccactgaaagtaccaactccagcactaatgctactaccactgccagcatcaacgtcaggactagtgcgactaccactgaaagtaccaactccagcactaatgctactaccactgccagcatcaacgtcaggactagtgcgactaccactgaaagtaccaactccagcactaatgctactaccactgccagcatcaacgtcaggactagtgcgactaccactgaaagtaccaactccaacactaaTGCCAGTACCAATGCGactaccaactccagcactaatgctactaccactgccagcaccaacgtcaggactagtgctactaccaatgcgactaccaactccagcactaatgctactaccactgccagcaccaacgtcaggactagtgctactaccactgccagcaccaacgtcaggactagtgctactaccactgccagcatcaacgtcaggactagtgctactaccactgaaagtatCAACTCtagcactaatgctactaccactgaaagtaccaactccaacactagtgctactaccaccgaaagtaccgactccaacactaatgctactaccactgctagcatcaacgtcaggactagtgcgactaccactgaaagtaccaactccaacactagtgctactaccaccgaaagtaccgactccaacactagtgctactaccactgctagcaccaactccagcactaatgccactaccactgctagcaccaactccagcactaatgccactaccactgaaagtaccaacgCTAGTGCCAAGGAGGACGccaataaagatggcaaTGCTGAGGATAATAGATTCCATCCAGTCACCGACATTAACAAAGAGTCGTATAAGCGGAAAGGGAGTCAAATGGTTTTCCtagagagaaagaaactgaaagcACAATTTCCCAATACTTCCGAGAATATGAATGTCTTACAGTTTCTTGGATTTCGGTCTGACGAAATTAAAcatcttttcctctatGGTATTGACATATACTTCTGCCCAGAGGGAGTATTCACACAATACGGATTATGCAAGGGCTGTCAAAAGATGTTCGGGCTCTGTGTCTGTTGGGCTGGCCAGAAAGTATCGTATCGGAGGATAGCTTGGGAAGCACTAGCTGTGGAGAGAATGCTGCGAAATGATgaggaatacaaagaatacTTGGAAGACATCGAGCCATATCATGGGGACCCTGTAggatatttgaaatattttagcGTAAAAAGGAGAGAGATCTACTCTCAGATACAGAGAAATTATGCTTGGTACCTGGCCATtactagaagaagagaaacaattagTGTATTGGATTCGACAAGAGGCAAGCAAGGGAGCCAAGTTTTCCGCATGTCTGGAAGGCAGATCAAAGAGTTGTATTATAAAGTATGGAGCAACTTGCGTGAATCGAAGACAGAGGTGCTGCAgtactttttgaactgggACGAAAAAAAGTGCCGGGAAGAATGGGAGGCAAAAGACGATACGGTCTTTGTGGAAGCGCTCGAGAAAGTTGGAGTTTTTCAGCGTTTGCGTTCCATGACGAGCGCTGGACTGCAGGGTCCGCAGTACGTCAAGCTGCAGTTTAGCAGGCATCATCGACAGTTGAGGAGCAGATATGAATTAAGTCTAGGAATGCACTTGCGAGATCAGCTTGCGCTGGGAGTTACCCCATCTAAAGTGCCGCATTGGACGGCATTCCTGTCGATGCTGATAGGGCTGTTCtacaataaaacatttcgGCAGAAActggaatatcttttggaGCAGATTTCGGAGATGTGGTTGTTACCACATTGGCTTGATTTGGCAAACGTTGAAGTTCTCGCTGCAGATAACACGAGGGTACCACTGTACATGCTGATGGTAGCGGTTCACAAAGAGCTGGATAGCGATGATGTTCCAGACGGTAGAtttgatataatattactatGTAGAGATTCGAGCAGAGAAGTTGGAGAgtga
- a CDS encoding uncharacterized protein (hypothetical protein; YBL112C is contained within TEL02L) → MQVLIGTKLVTEGIDIKQLMMVIMLDNRLNIIELIQGVGRLRDGGLCYLLSRKNSWAARNRKGELPPIKEGCITEQVREFYGLESKKGKKGPACWMLWLQDRPVC, encoded by the coding sequence ATGCAAGTTCTCATCGGAACGAAATTAGTGACTGAAGGAATTGACATTAAGcaattgatgatggtgatcatgcttgataatagacttaatattattgagcTCATTCAAGGCGTAGGGAGACTAAGAGATGGGGGCCTCTGTTATCTATTatctagaaaaaacagTTGGGCGGCAAGGAATCGTAAGGGTGAATTACCACCGATTAAGGAAGGCTGTATAACCGAACAGGTACGCGAGTTCTATGGacttgaatcaaagaaaggaaaaaaagggcCAGCATGTTGGATGCTGTGGCTCCAGGACAGACCTGTCTGCTGA
- a CDS encoding uncharacterized protein (Helicase-like protein encoded within the telomeric Y' element; relocalizes from mitochondrion to cytoplasm upon DNA replication stress): MKVSDRRKFEKANFDEFESALNNKNDLVHCPSITLFESIPTEVRSFYEDEKSGLIKVVKFRTGAMDRKRSFEKIVVSVMVGKNVQKFLTFVEDEPDFQGGPIPSKYLIPKKINLMVYTLFQVHTLKFNRKDYDTLSLFYLNRGYYNELSFRVLERCYEIASARPNDSSTMRTFTDFVSGTPIVRSLQKSTIRKYGYNLAPYMFLLLHVDELSIFSAYQASLPGEKKVDTERLKRDLCPRKPTEIKYFSQICNDMMNKKDRLGDVLATAQRIRRRYNKNGSSEPRLKTLDGLTSERWIQWLGLESDYHCSFSSTRNAEDVVAGEAASSDHDQKISRVTRKRPREPKSTNDILVAGRKLFGSSFEFRDLHQLRLCHEIYMADTPSVAVQAPPGYGKTELFHLPLIALASKGDVKYVSFLFVPYTVLLANCMIRLGRRGCLNVAPVRNFIEEGCDGVTDLYVGIYDDLASTNFTDRIAAWENIVECTFRTNNVKLGYLIVDEFHNFETEVYRQSQFGGITNLDFDAFEKAIFLSGTAPEAVADAALQRIGLTGLAKKSMDINELKRSEDLSRGLSSYPTRMFNLIKEKSEVPLGHVHKIWKKVESQPEEALKLLLALFEIEPESKAIVVASTTNEVEELACSWRKYFRVVWIHGKLGCCRKGVSHKGVCH, encoded by the exons atgaaagtttccGATAGGcgtaagtttgaaaaagcaaactttGACGAGTTTGAGTCGGCtctaaataacaaaaacgacTTGGTACATTGTCCctcaataactttatttgaatcGATCCCCACGGAAGTGCGGTCATTCTACGAAGACGAAAAGTCTGGTCTAATCAAAGTGGTAAAATTCAGAACTGGTGCAATGGATAGGAAAaggtcttttgaaaaaattgtcgTTTCCGTCATGGTCGGGAAAAATGTACAAAAGTTCCTGACGtttgttgaagacgaaCCAGATTTCCAGGGCGGACCAATCCCTTCAAAGTATCTTAttcccaagaaaatcaacttGATGGTCTACACGTTGTTTCAAGTGcatactttgaaattcaatagaaagGATTACGATaccctttctcttttttacctCAACAGAGGATACTATAATGAGTTGAGTTTCCGTGTCCTGGAACGTTGTTACGAAATAGCGAGTGCCAGGCCGAACGACAGCTCTACGATGCGTACTTTCACTGACTTTGTTTCTGGCACACCTATTGTAAGGAGTCTTCAGAAAAGCACCATAAGGAAATATGGATACAATTTGGCACCCTACATGTTCTTGTTACTACACGTAGATGAGCTatcgattttttctgcatACCAAGCAAGTTTACCtggcgaaaagaaagtcgACACAGAGCGGCTGAAGCGTGATCTATGCCCACGTAAACCCACTGAGATAAAGTACTTTTCACAGATATGTAACGAtatgatgaacaaaaaggacCGATTGGGTGATGTTTT AGCTACAGCGCAACGTATACGTCGACGATACAACAAGAACGGTTCATCGGAGCCTCGACTAAAGACGCTTGACGGACTCACTTCCGAGCGCTGGATTCAATGGTTAGGCCTTGAAAGCGACTACCATTGTTCATTCTCTAGTACTCGGAATGCGGAAGACGTAGTGGCAGGTGAGGCGGCGAGTTCAGATcatgatcaaaaaatttcaagagtaACGCGAAAAAGGCCCCGAGAGCCCAAGAGTACAAACGATATCCTCGTCGCAGGCCGGAAACTCTTTGGCAGCTCCTTTGAATTCAGGGACTTGCATCAGTTGCGCTTATGTCATGAAATATACATGGCAGACACACCCTCTGTGGCAGTACAGGCCCCACCGGGCTATGGTAAGACGGAGTTATTTCATCTCCCCTTGATAGCACTGGCATCTAAGGGCGACGTGAAATATGTGTCGTTTCTGTTTGTACCGTACACAGTGTTGCTTGCTAATTGCATGATCAGGTTGGGCCGACGCGGTTGCTTGAATGTGGCCCCTgtaagaaactttattgaagaaggttgCGATGGCGTTACTGATTTATACGTGGGGATCTACGATGATCTTGCTAGCACTAATTTCACAGACAGGATAGCTGCGTGGGAGAATATTGTTGAGTGCACCTTTAGGACCAACAACGTAAAATTGGGTTACCTCATTGTAGATGAGTTTCACAACTTTGAAACGGAGGTCTACCGGCAGTCGCAATTTGGGGGCATAACTaaccttgattttgacGCTTTTGAGAAAGCAATCTTTTTGAGCGGCACAGCCCCTGAGGCTGTTGCTGATGCTGCGTTGCAGCGTATTGGGCTTACGGGACTGGCCAAGAAGTCGATGGACATCAACGAGCTCAAACGGTCGGAAGATCTCAGCAGAGGTCTATCCAGCTATCCAACACGGATGTTTAATCTAATCAAGGAGAAATCCGAGGTGCCTTTAGGGCatgttcataaaatttggaagaaagtgGAATCACAGCCCGAAGAAGCACTGAAGCTTCTTTTAGccctctttgaaattgaaccaGAGTCGAAGGCCATTGTAGTTGCAAGCACAACCAACgaagtggaagaattgGCCTGCTCTTGGAGAAAGTATTTTAGGGTGGTATGGATACACGGGAAGCTTGGGTGCTGCAGAAAAGGTGTCTCGCACAAAGGAGTTTGTCACTGA